A single region of the Malaclemys terrapin pileata isolate rMalTer1 chromosome 4, rMalTer1.hap1, whole genome shotgun sequence genome encodes:
- the LOC128837313 gene encoding uncharacterized protein LOC128837313 codes for MMERGHNRDSDQCHVKVKELRQAYQKTKEANGRSGSEPRTCRFYTELHAVLGGAATTTPPLTVDSEAGIISSARPEDSADREEEEDELAESTQHSVLPNSQDLFLSLTEVPSQASIQDHDSMEGISAANSSSLPPPSRRLSQIRRRKKKTRDEMFAEIMESTRSERAHLNEWKDTVSKYRKEASEREDMRDQREERRDARDERWRQEDQRRQDATLGLLREQTDMLQHLVKLQEWQQDNRVPLQPLYNPPPPPVP; via the exons atgatggagagaggccacaatagggactcggatcagtgccacgtgaaagtcaaggagctcagacaagcctatcaaaaaacaaaggaggcaaacggtcgctccgggtcagagccgcggacatgccggttctacaccgagctgcatgcagttctagggggggctgccaccactaccccacctctgaccgtggattctgaggcggggataatctcatcagctagacctgaggattctgctgacagggaagaggaggaggacgagcttgcggagagcacccaacACTCCGTTCtgcccaacagccaggatctttttctcagcctgactgaagtaccctcccaagccagtatccaagaccatgactccatggaagggatctcag cagcaaattcttcaagcctccctcctccgtcccgaaggctatctcagataaggcgtcggaaaaagaagacgcgagacgagatgttcgccgaaatcatggaatccacccgcagtgaaagagctcatctgaatgagtggaaggacacggtttcaaagtataggaaagaagccagtgaacgtgaggacatgagggaccaacgtgaggagaggagagacgctcgagatgagaggtggcggcaggaagatcagaggaggcaggatgcaacgctggggttgctgcgtgagcaaacagacatgctccagcatctggtgaagcttcaggaatggcagcaggataatagagtgccgctacagcccctgtataaccccccccctccccctgttccatag